Proteins encoded together in one Rhizobium bangladeshense window:
- a CDS encoding adenylate/guanylate cyclase domain-containing protein produces the protein MGETRRKLTTIFCADVQDYTRLMGADEEGTLATLKRCRDAMGHLIESHGGRVVNTWGDGLIADFPSVVEAVRAAVDTQNEPAGFNAGRPSDGRMLFRIGINLGDVIVEGDDIYGDGVNIAARLQTSAAPGGIVISSTVYDQVRNKVAVGFEFLGPLMVKNVDQGVPSYAVRIGGGGEEAAPAERAAARPQPASASMDAARPVSGGRRLFAVFGVIAAVLIGINLLSWQGVFWARFPLLVLAVVAALAWNRDQTWFDRKTAAFAIVALGIIGINMLTWEGRFWAVWPTLGLAAAAGLRWSLRR, from the coding sequence ATGGGTGAAACGCGGCGGAAGCTGACGACTATCTTCTGTGCTGACGTGCAGGACTATACGCGGCTGATGGGGGCCGACGAGGAGGGGACGCTGGCGACCCTGAAGCGCTGCCGCGACGCGATGGGGCATTTGATCGAAAGCCATGGCGGTCGTGTCGTCAACACCTGGGGCGACGGGCTGATCGCAGATTTTCCGAGCGTCGTCGAAGCGGTGCGCGCGGCCGTCGATACCCAGAACGAACCTGCCGGCTTCAATGCCGGCCGCCCGAGCGACGGGCGCATGCTCTTCCGCATCGGCATCAATCTCGGCGACGTGATCGTCGAAGGCGACGACATCTATGGCGATGGCGTCAATATCGCAGCGCGGCTGCAGACGTCGGCGGCGCCGGGCGGCATCGTCATATCGAGCACCGTATATGATCAGGTGCGCAACAAAGTGGCGGTTGGTTTCGAGTTTCTCGGGCCGCTGATGGTAAAGAACGTCGACCAGGGCGTGCCGAGCTATGCGGTCAGAATCGGCGGCGGAGGCGAGGAGGCGGCGCCTGCCGAGAGAGCCGCTGCCCGACCGCAGCCGGCCTCCGCCAGCATGGACGCGGCAAGGCCCGTTTCCGGCGGACGAAGGCTGTTTGCCGTGTTCGGCGTCATCGCCGCGGTGCTGATTGGCATCAATCTCCTGTCGTGGCAGGGCGTTTTCTGGGCGCGCTTTCCCCTACTTGTGCTCGCCGTCGTTGCGGCGCTCGCCTGGAATCGCGACCAGACCTGGTTCGACCGCAAGACAGCCGCCTTCGCGATCGTGGCGCTCGGTATTATCGGCATTAATATGCTCACCTGGGAAGGCCGCTTTTGGGCGGTCTGGCCGACGCTCGGGCTGGCGGCGGCGGCTGGCCTGCGATGGTCATTGCGTCGCTAG
- a CDS encoding SpoVR family protein encodes MTMTVRPRERLLFEGADWDFATLQRIHDACEEIALGELGLDVYPNQIEVITSEQMLDAYSSTGMPLFYRHWSFGKHFAHHETFYRRGMRDLAYEIVINSSPCISYLMEENTATMQTLVTAHAAFGHNHFFKNNYLFKLWTDAEGILDYLDFAKGYITRCEERYGETAVERTLDAAHALMSHGVHRYAGKTTIDLRQEEKREQERRAHEEQMFNDLWRTVPVGKAKKAGDIGLEKRRAALGLPQDNILYFLEKSAPRLQPWQREILRIVRHVAQYFHPQRQTKVMNEGTATFVHYQIMNRLHERGQISDGSFLEFLKSHANVVFQPNYDDRRFSGFNPYALGFAMMQDIERIVTKPTEEDRAWFPDIAGRGDAMGVLRDVWANYRDESFISQFLSPNLIRRLRLFHLYDDPEQTEGVLVSAIHNERGYLRIRRQLSREYDIGWTDPAIDIVDVDLAGDRRLLLQHIVMNGCYLQESDTKLVLQHLADLWGYDVLLQEIDGSNTVAREHAATPRKIVQS; translated from the coding sequence ATGACCATGACAGTGAGGCCGAGAGAGCGGCTCTTGTTCGAGGGGGCCGACTGGGACTTTGCTACGCTCCAGCGCATCCACGATGCGTGCGAGGAGATCGCGCTCGGTGAGCTCGGCCTCGATGTCTATCCGAACCAGATCGAGGTCATCACCTCGGAGCAGATGCTGGATGCCTATTCCTCAACCGGCATGCCGCTCTTTTACCGGCACTGGTCCTTCGGAAAACATTTTGCGCATCATGAAACCTTCTACCGCCGCGGGATGCGCGACCTTGCCTACGAAATCGTTATCAACAGCTCTCCCTGCATCTCCTATCTGATGGAGGAGAACACGGCGACGATGCAGACGCTCGTCACCGCCCATGCGGCCTTCGGCCACAACCACTTCTTCAAGAACAACTATCTCTTCAAGCTCTGGACCGATGCGGAAGGAATTCTCGATTATCTGGATTTCGCCAAAGGTTATATCACCCGCTGCGAAGAGCGTTATGGCGAGACGGCCGTCGAAAGGACGCTCGATGCGGCGCATGCGCTGATGTCGCATGGGGTGCATCGTTATGCCGGCAAGACCACCATTGACCTTCGCCAGGAAGAGAAGCGGGAGCAGGAGCGTCGTGCCCACGAGGAGCAGATGTTCAACGACCTGTGGCGCACGGTTCCCGTCGGCAAGGCGAAGAAGGCGGGTGACATCGGCTTGGAAAAGCGGCGTGCGGCGCTCGGTCTTCCGCAGGATAACATCCTCTATTTTCTCGAGAAGTCCGCGCCCAGGCTGCAGCCGTGGCAGCGCGAGATCCTTCGCATCGTCCGCCATGTCGCGCAATATTTTCATCCCCAGCGGCAGACCAAGGTGATGAATGAGGGAACCGCCACCTTCGTGCATTACCAGATCATGAACCGGCTTCACGAACGCGGGCAGATCAGCGACGGGAGCTTCCTCGAATTCCTCAAGTCGCACGCCAATGTTGTCTTCCAGCCAAATTACGACGACCGTCGTTTCTCGGGCTTCAATCCCTATGCGCTTGGTTTTGCGATGATGCAGGACATCGAGAGGATCGTCACGAAGCCGACGGAAGAGGACCGGGCATGGTTTCCCGATATCGCGGGGCGAGGCGATGCGATGGGGGTCCTGCGCGACGTCTGGGCGAATTATCGGGACGAAAGTTTCATCAGCCAGTTCCTGAGCCCGAACCTGATCCGCCGGTTGCGGCTGTTTCATCTCTACGACGACCCGGAACAGACCGAAGGCGTGCTGGTTTCGGCAATTCACAATGAGCGCGGCTATCTGCGCATTCGCCGCCAGCTCTCCCGTGAATACGACATCGGCTGGACCGATCCGGCAATCGATATCGTCGATGTCGATCTCGCCGGCGACCGTCGGCTGTTGCTGCAGCACATCGTCATGAACGGCTGCTATCTGCAGGAAAGCGACACAAAGCTCGTGCTGCAGCATCTCGCCGATCTCTGGGGCTACGACGTCTTGCTTCAGGAAATCGACGGTTCGAACACCGTGGCGAGGGAGCACGCGGCGACCCCGCGCAAGATTGTTCAGTCATAG
- a CDS encoding YeaH/YhbH family protein has protein sequence MHIVDRRLNPRGKSLENRQRFLRRMKGAVQQAVKRSLQNRNIRDVLDGGEISLPIDGMAEPSFRRGEGGIADHILPGNRAFVEGDIIPRPPGGKGGKPKDAGEGDGEDGFRFVLTREEFLDVFLDDLELPDLAKRRLAETEEETPFRAGYSVSGSPSNIAVGRTTKLAMMRRVALGRPRREEIEALQRQIEECEDDENRLALEAKLKSLTEKSRRIPYIDPLDVRYRRFENEPKPVAKAVMFCLMDVSGSMSEHMKDLAKRFYLLLYLFLSKRYKKVEIVFIRHTDRAEEVDEETFFYGPATGGTLVSSALAAMRAIIAARFDPAEWNIYGAQASDGDNAHSDGNLTGQLLREILPLCQYFAYIEVGEEGGDSSVSRSPLWMLYDGIRSEPLPLSMRKVCRRSEIFPVFHDLFQKRDAQSRVTP, from the coding sequence ATGCACATTGTCGACCGGCGGCTAAATCCGCGCGGTAAAAGTCTGGAAAATCGTCAGCGGTTCCTTCGACGCATGAAGGGAGCCGTGCAGCAGGCGGTGAAACGTTCGCTGCAAAATCGAAACATTCGAGACGTGCTCGACGGTGGGGAGATCAGCCTGCCGATCGATGGGATGGCCGAACCAAGCTTTCGACGGGGCGAAGGCGGCATCGCCGACCACATCCTGCCAGGAAACCGGGCTTTCGTCGAAGGGGACATCATTCCGCGGCCGCCGGGCGGGAAGGGGGGGAAACCAAAAGATGCAGGCGAAGGCGACGGTGAGGATGGCTTCCGTTTCGTCCTGACGCGGGAGGAATTCCTCGATGTGTTCCTTGACGACCTCGAATTGCCAGACCTTGCCAAGCGGCGTCTAGCCGAAACCGAGGAGGAAACGCCGTTCCGCGCCGGCTATTCCGTCTCTGGATCGCCCTCCAACATTGCGGTCGGTCGCACCACGAAGCTTGCGATGATGCGCCGCGTTGCCCTTGGCCGCCCACGCCGCGAAGAGATCGAAGCCCTGCAGCGGCAGATCGAGGAATGCGAGGACGACGAGAACCGTCTGGCGCTTGAGGCAAAACTGAAATCCCTAACGGAAAAAAGCCGACGCATTCCCTATATCGATCCGCTCGACGTTCGATATCGCCGCTTCGAAAACGAGCCGAAGCCCGTCGCCAAAGCGGTGATGTTCTGCCTGATGGACGTTTCGGGCTCCATGTCCGAGCACATGAAGGATCTTGCGAAGCGGTTCTATCTGCTGCTCTATCTTTTCCTCTCGAAGCGCTACAAGAAAGTGGAAATCGTCTTCATCCGCCATACCGACAGGGCTGAGGAGGTCGATGAGGAAACCTTCTTCTACGGTCCGGCGACCGGCGGCACCTTGGTATCCAGTGCGCTGGCGGCAATGCGGGCGATCATCGCGGCGCGTTTCGACCCGGCTGAATGGAACATCTATGGCGCCCAGGCCTCGGACGGCGACAACGCCCATTCGGACGGAAACCTGACCGGACAGTTGCTGCGCGAGATTTTGCCATTGTGCCAGTATTTCGCCTATATCGAGGTCGGTGAGGAAGGCGGCGATTCTTCAGTGTCGCGGTCGCCCCTCTGGATGCTCTATGACGGGATCCGTTCCGAACCGCTGCCGCTTTCGATGCGCAAGGTCTGCCGGCGCAGCGAGATATTCCCAGTTTTCCACGATCTCTTCCAGAAACGTGACGCACAGTCGAGGGTGACGCCATGA
- a CDS encoding PrkA family serine protein kinase yields MLSESVFDAFTRSYEARRESDMSVSEYLDLCKTEPIAYANATERLLAAIGEPQMVDTARDARLGRIFMNRTIRVYPAFAGFHGMEETIERIVSFFRHAAQGLEERKQILYLLGPVGGGKSSLAERLKQLMEVHPIYVLKAGEEISPVFESPLNLFDPETMGSLLQEQYGIPLRRLHGLMSPWCLKRLDDFGGDISRFRVVRIQPSRLRQIAIAKTEPGDENNQDISSLVGKVDIRKLETYSQNDPDAYSYSGGLNRANQGILEFVEMFKAPIKMLHPLLTATQEGNYIGSENIGAIPFSGIVLAHSNEAEWQTFKANKNNEAFIDRICVIKVPYCLRVTEEQKIYEKLIEGSELADAPCAPATLEMLARFSVLSRLRKHENSTFFSKMRTYDGESLKESDPRARSVQEYRDAAGIDEGMDGISTRFAFKVLASTFNHDTTDIGADPVHLMYVLEQAIRREQFPDDVEKRYLEFIKADLAPRYAEFIGNEIQKAYLESYADYGQNLFDRYVDYADAWIEDVDFKDPDTGQLLDRELLNQELTKIEKPAGIANPKDFRNEIVKFSLRSRAANGGKNPSWTSYEKIREVIEKRMFSQVEDLLPVISFGSKKDSETEKKHSEFVSRMAARGYTERQVRRLVEWYMRVKQAS; encoded by the coding sequence ATGCTGAGTGAATCCGTATTCGATGCGTTTACCCGCAGTTATGAAGCACGCCGCGAAAGCGACATGTCGGTTTCGGAATATCTCGATCTCTGCAAAACCGAGCCGATCGCCTATGCCAACGCGACCGAGCGTTTGCTCGCTGCAATAGGCGAACCGCAGATGGTGGATACCGCCAGGGACGCGCGCCTCGGCAGGATCTTCATGAACAGGACCATCCGGGTTTATCCCGCCTTTGCCGGCTTTCACGGCATGGAAGAGACAATCGAACGCATCGTTTCCTTCTTTCGGCATGCGGCACAGGGGCTCGAGGAGCGCAAGCAGATTCTTTATCTGCTCGGTCCGGTCGGCGGCGGCAAGTCCTCGCTCGCGGAGCGGCTGAAGCAGTTGATGGAGGTTCATCCGATCTACGTGCTGAAGGCGGGTGAAGAAATCAGTCCCGTATTCGAAAGCCCGCTCAACCTCTTCGACCCGGAGACGATGGGCTCGCTCCTGCAGGAGCAGTACGGCATCCCGCTGCGGCGTCTGCACGGATTGATGAGCCCGTGGTGCCTAAAGCGGCTCGATGATTTTGGAGGCGATATCTCGCGATTCCGCGTCGTCAGGATACAACCTTCGCGATTGCGCCAGATCGCAATTGCAAAGACCGAGCCTGGAGATGAGAACAATCAGGACATCTCCTCGCTGGTCGGCAAGGTCGATATCCGCAAGCTGGAAACCTACTCCCAGAACGATCCCGACGCCTACAGCTATTCGGGTGGGCTGAACCGCGCTAATCAGGGCATCCTCGAATTCGTCGAAATGTTCAAGGCCCCGATCAAGATGCTGCATCCGCTGCTGACGGCAACGCAGGAGGGCAATTATATCGGCTCCGAGAATATCGGCGCCATACCTTTCTCCGGTATCGTCCTTGCTCATTCGAATGAGGCGGAGTGGCAGACCTTCAAGGCCAACAAGAACAATGAGGCGTTCATCGACCGTATCTGCGTAATCAAAGTGCCCTATTGCCTGAGGGTGACGGAGGAACAGAAGATCTACGAAAAGCTGATTGAGGGATCGGAGCTGGCGGACGCACCCTGCGCTCCGGCAACGCTCGAAATGCTGGCGCGTTTCTCCGTCCTTTCGCGGCTTCGCAAACACGAGAACTCGACGTTCTTCTCGAAGATGCGCACCTATGATGGTGAGAGCCTGAAGGAAAGCGATCCGCGCGCCCGCAGCGTCCAGGAATACCGGGATGCTGCCGGCATCGACGAAGGCATGGACGGAATATCGACCCGCTTCGCCTTCAAGGTCCTCGCGTCCACCTTCAATCACGATACAACGGATATCGGTGCCGATCCTGTCCATCTGATGTATGTGCTGGAACAGGCGATCCGTCGCGAGCAGTTTCCCGATGATGTCGAGAAGCGGTATCTGGAATTCATCAAGGCCGATCTGGCGCCACGCTACGCAGAGTTCATTGGCAACGAGATTCAGAAGGCCTATCTTGAATCCTATGCGGACTACGGACAGAATTTGTTCGACCGCTATGTTGATTATGCCGATGCCTGGATCGAAGATGTGGACTTCAAGGATCCCGATACTGGCCAGCTTCTCGACCGCGAGCTCCTCAACCAGGAGCTGACGAAGATCGAAAAGCCGGCGGGAATCGCCAATCCGAAGGATTTCCGAAACGAAATCGTCAAGTTCTCGCTGAGATCGCGGGCAGCCAACGGCGGAAAAAATCCGTCATGGACGAGCTACGAGAAAATCCGGGAAGTCATCGAGAAACGTATGTTCTCGCAGGTCGAAGATCTCTTGCCGGTCATTTCCTTCGGGTCGAAGAAGGATTCGGAAACAGAAAAGAAGCATAGCGAATTCGTCTCGCGCATGGCCGCGCGAGGTTACACGGAACGGCAGGTTCGGCGCCTTGTCGAATGGTACATGCGCGTCAAACAGGCAAGTTAA
- a CDS encoding VOC family protein: MPKVISNLWFAEQAREAVEFYVSIIPDSSIGRTTILPAETPSGPPGSVELIEFTLGGQAFLAMKAGPLDSFNHSFSIAILLESQAEIDRIWDAFLTNGGTPEACGWLKDRWGLSWQIVPRALSEMIADEDRERARRVTEVMLGMVKIDVAELEKAFNG, translated from the coding sequence ATGCCGAAGGTCATTTCAAATCTCTGGTTCGCGGAGCAGGCGCGCGAAGCCGTCGAATTCTACGTGTCGATCATTCCGGATTCCAGCATTGGCCGCACCACCATACTTCCGGCGGAAACGCCCAGCGGTCCTCCCGGCAGCGTCGAGCTGATCGAGTTCACGCTTGGCGGCCAGGCGTTTCTGGCGATGAAGGCCGGTCCGCTCGACAGCTTCAACCATTCCTTTTCGATCGCCATCCTTCTGGAAAGCCAGGCGGAGATCGACCGGATATGGGATGCCTTCCTCACCAATGGTGGCACGCCGGAGGCCTGCGGCTGGCTGAAGGACCGCTGGGGTCTTTCCTGGCAGATCGTGCCACGCGCTCTCTCCGAGATGATCGCCGATGAAGATCGCGAGCGGGCAAGGCGCGTCACCGAAGTCATGCTCGGCATGGTCAAGATTGATGTGGCTGAGCTGGAGAAGGCGTTCAATGGCTAA
- a CDS encoding ATP-dependent helicase: protein MSNSFDDIPFFDEEPGDVARKPQPFVAAAGRPAAGGGIAARAMAARDGGKRPDYLAGLNPEQTEAVETLEGPVLVLAGAGTGKTRVLTTRIAHILNTGRAFPSQILAVTFTNKAAREMKERIALLVGGAVEGMPWLGTFHSIGVKLLRRHAELVGLSSDFTILDTDDVVRLIKQLIQAEGLDDKRWPAKQFAGMIDTWKNKGLGPADIPEGDARAFANGRGRDLYFAYQARLSTLNACDFGDLLMHPIAIFRKNPDLLREYHGRFRYILVDEYQDTNTAQYMWLRLLAQRNKGEPQNVCCVGDDDQSIYGWRGAEVDNILRFEKDFPGAKVIKLERNYRSTEHILGAAAHLIAHNEGRLGKTLFTDRADPDDVKVQVHASWDSEEEARAIGEEIEQLQRSKHLLNDMAILVRASFQMREFEDRFVTLGLNYRVIGGPRFYERLEIRDAMAYFRLVAQPADDLAFERIINTPKRGLGDTTVRALHDYARARDIPMLAAAADIIETDELKPKARKALFDVIQSFRRWQELLENTPHTELAEQILEESGYTDMWKNDKSAEAPGRLENLKELIRSMESFESMRGFLEHVSLVMDAETNENLDAVSIMTLHSAKGLEFDTVFLPGWEEGLFPHQRSLDESGRAGLEEERRLAYVGITRAKRRCHIWFVSNRRIHGLWQSTLPSRFLDELPETHVEVAEMEQSYGGYGRGGYGQSRFDKAEPFANSYSTPGWKRAQANRTDATRENWGTRSGHAVERIGYGESGPKGRTIDGELVAKSTSSEPSRFTLGDRVFHLKFGNGNITGIEGNKLTIDFDRAGQKRVLDGFVERV, encoded by the coding sequence ATGAGCAATAGTTTCGACGATATTCCCTTCTTCGACGAAGAACCGGGCGACGTGGCGCGCAAGCCGCAGCCGTTTGTCGCGGCTGCCGGAAGACCCGCCGCCGGCGGCGGTATTGCCGCCCGCGCCATGGCGGCACGCGACGGCGGTAAGCGGCCGGATTATCTCGCGGGCCTCAATCCCGAGCAGACGGAAGCAGTCGAAACACTTGAAGGCCCGGTCCTCGTGCTCGCCGGCGCCGGCACCGGTAAGACGCGCGTGCTGACGACACGGATCGCCCATATTCTCAATACCGGCCGCGCCTTCCCTTCACAGATCCTCGCCGTCACCTTTACCAACAAGGCCGCGCGCGAGATGAAGGAGCGCATCGCCCTGCTCGTCGGCGGCGCCGTCGAAGGCATGCCATGGCTCGGCACCTTCCATTCGATCGGCGTCAAACTGCTGCGCCGCCATGCCGAGCTGGTCGGCCTCAGCTCCGATTTCACCATCCTCGACACCGATGACGTCGTCCGTCTGATCAAGCAGCTGATCCAGGCCGAGGGCCTCGACGACAAGCGCTGGCCGGCGAAGCAGTTCGCCGGCATGATCGACACTTGGAAGAACAAGGGCCTCGGCCCCGCCGATATTCCCGAAGGCGACGCCCGCGCCTTCGCCAATGGCCGCGGCCGCGATCTCTATTTCGCCTATCAGGCGCGCTTGTCGACGCTCAACGCTTGCGATTTCGGCGACCTGCTGATGCATCCGATCGCGATCTTTCGCAAGAATCCGGACCTCCTGAGGGAATATCACGGCCGCTTCCGTTATATCCTTGTCGACGAATATCAGGATACAAACACCGCCCAATATATGTGGCTGAGGTTGCTGGCCCAGCGCAATAAGGGCGAGCCGCAGAATGTCTGCTGCGTGGGCGACGACGACCAGTCGATCTATGGTTGGCGCGGCGCTGAGGTCGACAATATTCTTCGCTTCGAGAAGGATTTTCCCGGCGCTAAGGTGATCAAGCTCGAGCGCAACTACCGCTCGACCGAACATATCCTGGGTGCCGCCGCCCACCTGATCGCCCATAATGAAGGTCGTTTGGGCAAGACATTGTTCACCGATCGCGCCGACCCGGACGACGTCAAGGTGCAGGTCCACGCCTCCTGGGACTCCGAGGAGGAAGCCCGCGCCATCGGCGAGGAGATCGAGCAGCTCCAGCGCAGCAAGCACCTGCTGAACGACATGGCGATCCTCGTGCGCGCCTCCTTCCAGATGCGCGAATTCGAAGATCGCTTCGTCACCCTTGGCCTCAACTATCGCGTCATCGGCGGCCCGCGCTTCTATGAACGCCTCGAGATCCGCGATGCCATGGCCTATTTCCGGCTCGTCGCACAGCCGGCCGACGACCTCGCCTTTGAACGCATCATCAACACGCCGAAGCGCGGCCTCGGCGACACGACGGTGCGTGCGCTGCATGACTATGCTCGCGCTCGCGACATTCCGATGCTTGCGGCAGCGGCCGACATCATCGAGACGGACGAGCTGAAGCCGAAGGCGCGAAAGGCCCTCTTCGACGTGATTCAATCTTTCCGCCGATGGCAGGAACTGCTTGAAAACACTCCGCATACCGAACTTGCCGAGCAGATCCTCGAAGAGTCCGGCTATACCGACATGTGGAAGAACGATAAGAGCGCGGAAGCGCCCGGCCGCCTCGAAAACTTAAAGGAACTCATCCGCTCGATGGAGAGCTTCGAGTCGATGCGCGGCTTTCTCGAGCACGTCTCCCTTGTCATGGACGCCGAGACCAACGAGAACCTCGACGCTGTCTCGATCATGACGCTGCATTCTGCCAAAGGCCTGGAATTCGACACCGTCTTCCTGCCCGGCTGGGAAGAAGGCCTCTTTCCGCACCAGCGCTCGCTGGATGAGAGCGGCCGCGCCGGCCTGGAGGAGGAGCGCCGCCTCGCCTATGTCGGCATCACCCGCGCCAAACGCCGCTGCCACATCTGGTTCGTCTCCAACCGCCGCATCCACGGCCTCTGGCAATCGACCTTGCCTTCGCGTTTCCTGGACGAACTGCCGGAGACCCATGTGGAGGTCGCCGAAATGGAGCAGAGCTACGGTGGTTACGGCCGCGGCGGCTACGGCCAGTCTCGCTTCGACAAGGCCGAACCCTTCGCCAACTCCTATTCCACCCCCGGCTGGAAACGCGCCCAAGCCAACAGGACTGACGCCACCCGCGAGAATTGGGGCACCCGCTCCGGCCATGCCGTCGAACGTATCGGCTATGGCGAAAGCGGCCCAAAGGGGCGCACGATCGACGGCGAACTGGTGGCGAAATCGACTTCCTCCGAGCCCTCGCGCTTCACCCTCGGCGACCGGGTCTTCCATCTGAAATTCGGCAATGGCAACATCACCGGCATCGAAGGCAACAAGCTGACGATCGATTTCGACCGCGCCGGACAGAAGCGGGTGCTGGACGGATTCGTCGAGCGCGTGTGA
- the pncA gene encoding bifunctional nicotinamidase/pyrazinamidase, whose protein sequence is MKALLLVDIQNGFCPGGNLPVPDGDKVVPVANRLIDSGRYDLIVASQDWHPPGHGSFASAHPGAAPFEMGELSGKPQMMWPDHCVQGTLDAELHPELRSEEIDLIQQKGEDPRIDSYSAFRDNDRDASTGLSDFLEDQGVTDLDVCGLATDYCVKFSALDALEMMPGIRVRFIEDASRGITPEGVAAAIDEMRAHGIAIIDSAKALAG, encoded by the coding sequence ATGAAAGCGCTGCTGCTCGTCGATATCCAGAACGGCTTCTGTCCGGGCGGCAATCTGCCGGTACCGGACGGCGACAAGGTGGTTCCCGTCGCAAACAGGCTGATCGACAGCGGCAGATATGATCTGATCGTCGCCTCCCAGGACTGGCATCCGCCCGGCCATGGCAGCTTCGCATCCGCCCATCCGGGGGCCGCCCCTTTCGAGATGGGAGAACTGTCCGGCAAGCCGCAAATGATGTGGCCCGACCACTGTGTCCAGGGTACACTCGACGCCGAACTGCATCCGGAACTGAGGTCCGAAGAGATCGACCTGATCCAGCAGAAGGGCGAGGATCCCAGGATCGACAGCTATTCGGCATTCCGCGACAATGACCGGGATGCCTCAACCGGGCTTTCCGACTTCCTCGAAGACCAGGGGGTCACCGATCTCGATGTCTGCGGCCTCGCTACCGATTACTGCGTCAAGTTCTCCGCGCTGGATGCGCTGGAAATGATGCCGGGCATACGGGTGCGCTTCATCGAGGACGCCAGCCGCGGCATCACCCCCGAAGGCGTCGCAGCCGCCATCGACGAGATGCGGGCGCATGGCATCGCTATCATCGACAGCGCCAAGGCTCTGGCCGGCTAA
- a CDS encoding dihydrofolate reductase family protein yields the protein MRKLVTAAFVSLDGVMQAPGAPEEDPTGGFTLGGWTANYWDETMGHFMDGIFTDPFALLLGRKTYEIFAAHWPYVGEDDPIGKAFSAATKYVTTTSKEPFTWENTIALRGDVAAEIARLKREDGPDLLTQGSSGLLQTLLAHDLIDELRLLTFPVILGPGKRLFGHGAKPEALKLTANSVSTTGVIMSVYERAGEVKPGSFAMAEPSHAELARRERIKREG from the coding sequence ATGAGAAAGCTTGTGACCGCAGCCTTTGTGAGCCTGGATGGCGTGATGCAGGCGCCCGGTGCGCCTGAGGAGGACCCGACTGGCGGCTTCACCCTTGGCGGCTGGACCGCCAACTACTGGGACGAGACGATGGGTCACTTCATGGACGGGATCTTCACCGATCCCTTCGCGCTGCTGCTTGGCCGCAAGACCTACGAGATCTTCGCCGCCCATTGGCCCTATGTCGGCGAAGACGATCCCATCGGCAAAGCCTTCAGCGCCGCGACCAAGTATGTCACGACCACCTCCAAAGAGCCGTTCACTTGGGAAAATACTATCGCGCTGCGCGGCGATGTAGCCGCCGAAATCGCCCGGTTGAAGCGGGAGGACGGCCCCGACCTCCTGACGCAGGGCAGCAGCGGCCTCCTCCAAACCCTGCTGGCGCATGACCTGATCGACGAACTCCGGCTCCTGACCTTCCCAGTGATCCTCGGCCCCGGCAAGCGTCTGTTCGGCCATGGCGCGAAGCCGGAAGCGCTGAAGCTCACCGCCAACTCGGTATCGACGACCGGTGTCATTATGAGCGTCTACGAGCGTGCCGGCGAGGTCAAACCCGGCAGCTTCGCGATGGCCGAGCCCTCGCATGCCGAACTCGCACGCCGGGAGCGGATAAAGCGCGAGGGCTGA
- a CDS encoding DUF2164 domain-containing protein, translating to MKKIEFSKEEKAEIVSRIRAYFDRELDPIGALPAEFLLDFFTEEIGPYIYNRGLRDAQAALLKRMEDVNEDIHLLEREEKT from the coding sequence ATGAAGAAGATCGAATTTTCGAAGGAAGAAAAGGCTGAAATCGTTTCGCGCATCCGCGCCTATTTCGACCGGGAACTCGACCCCATCGGCGCCTTGCCGGCCGAATTCCTGCTCGACTTCTTCACCGAGGAGATCGGGCCTTACATCTACAATCGCGGCCTGCGAGATGCGCAAGCCGCCTTGTTGAAGAGAATGGAAGACGTGAACGAGGACATCCATCTTCTCGAGCGGGAGGAGAAAACTTAG